A region of the Pseudomonas sp. A34-9 genome:
GGTGTTGGCGAAACCACTGGATCCCCAGTGTTCCTGAACCACGATGTCGCCGTCCTTCGGGGCGAAATCCGGGTGCCATTCGCCGCCCCATTCGCCCCGGGCAAAGTGGTGCATGTGCATGATTTTGCATTGGGTCGGGGTCGGGTGGTCCCAGGTTTCGTAGTCGCCTTTTTCCCAGCGATGATGGGGTACGATGACCACCGGAATCTTCAGGTCGCGTACCGTGCGGTCGAGTTTGCGCAGGTTGTCGAGCAGGCCATTCTGTTCGGCCATCGGTTTGATCAGCGGAAAGATCTTGCCGCCGTCCGAGAGAAAATCGTTGTACGGATCGACCAGCAAATAGGCGGTTCTGTCCAGCGGGTAGGAGGTATTCGACATGGCTGTTGGCTCCGGCAATTGAATTGATCGGTGCACAGGGCTTGTCCCGGCATCGTGTAGATATGATAATCATAGTAACTGTAAAAGAGGCAAGCCCTGATGGCAGTAAACGATAGTCGTCCTGACACGCTGTGCCCGATCTCCCGGGCTGAGACGATCGTCGGCGACCGCTGGACCGTGCTGGTTTTGCGCGAATTATTCATGGCCAATCATCGCTATGACGAGATCCAGGCGCAGACCGGCGGTACGCCGCAAATGGTCGCCGCGCGTCTGAAATGTCTGGAAGCGGATGGGCTGGTCGAGCGGCGCTTGTACAACGAGCGACCGAAACGCTACGAGTACCACCTCACCGCGAAAGGCGAGGCGTTCTACCCGGTAATCATTGCGCTGCGGGCGTGGGGAGAGACCTGGTGCAAGGCACCGGAGGAGGGGCTGGCAGTGAACATGACCCACAAAAACTGCAACCACGACGCCGGCCTCGGGCCGCTGTGCGATCACTGTGGCGAACCCTTGCGTCGGGAAGATCTGATCAGCCAGCCACAAGCAGCCTACGCCGCCGAACGGCAGGCGCGGCGAGAGGCGTTCAAAGGCAAATAGCCTCGATCACGGCGTGCCGTTGCGACCGTGCAGCACGTAGCCGGGACGCAAACTCAGGCGTTCGTAATAGGCCCTCACTGCGGGAAAATCCGGGTGAGCCAGTGGCGTTTCGAACCAGCGATTCACCGACAGCCCGATGGGAATGTCCGCCAGGGAAAACTGTTCACCGCTGACGTAGGCGCCGGTCTTTTCCAGTTGTCGATCGAGGATGGCCATGTTCCGCGCCCAGTCGCGGCAACCGGCTGACAGTGCGGTGTTGTCCTGATGCTCCGGTGACTGGCGCACCAGCGATAAAAACGCGTACGACCACGAGCGATTCAGCTCCGACGCTTGCCAGTCGATCCACTGATCAACCCGTGCCCGGGCTTGCGCGTCAGTCGGATAGAGGTGCGAACCGTCATAGCGCGACACAAGATAACGAATGATCGTGTTCGATTCCCACAGCGTGAAATCCCCGTCCTCAATCACCGGCACCATGGCACAGGGATTGAGCGCGAGAAACTCCACATCGTTCGTCGATCTGAATCCTGAACCCCAGTCTTCACGCTCGAAAGGAATCTGCAATTCAGCGCACGTCCACAGCACTTTGCGCACGTTGATCGATGAGGCTTTACCGAGTATTCGCAGCATTGGATGTCCCTTAGCCAACAGTCGTCAGGCCTGAAGTAATACCACACCGCAATAGACAAGGCCCGCACTGGGCGGGCCTTGGTTTTCATCGAGTCAATCTCACAGACTGCTCGCCAGTTTCCCGCCCATCATCCGCCGACGGTAAGACGTGTCGCGGTTGGCCAGCCAGAAATACAGCGGTGAGGTCACCAGCAGTCCCACCAGCCAGGACAGATCCGCGCCGTTGATGTGTGCCGACACCGGGCCGACGTACAGCGGCGTGTTCATGAACGGGATCTGCACGGCAATGCCGATCGCATAAGCCAGCAAGGCCTGCGGGTTGTAGCGGCCGTAGATGCCGCCGTCGACCTGGAAGATCGACTGGATGTCGTACTGGCCTTTGTGGATCGCGTAGAAGTCGATCAGGTTGATCGCCGTCCACGGCACCAGCACCACCAACAACACCAGCACCATGTCAACGAAGTGGCCGATGAAGTCCTTCGAGGCGCCGACGGCGGCAAAGCAGCAGGCCAGCAGCACGATGACCGAGATCACCGCGCGGCTCTTGGCGGTGGGGATCCAGCGGTAGGCGAAGGTTTGCACCAGGGTGATCAGCGACAACACCGCACCGTACAAATTGAGAGCGTTGTGGCTGATCACGCTGAGCAGAAACAGCACCAGCATCAGCGGGCCAATGGAACCTGTGGCGAGTTTGACCGCGTCCATGGTGTCCATGCCCACAGGCGTCGCCAGCACCGCGACGGCGCCGAAAATGAACGCCAGACTCGAGCCCAGCGCCGAACCCAGATACGTGGTCCAGAACGTCGACGAGACTTTCACGTCGGCCGGCAAGTAACGCGAATAATCAGACACGTAAGGCGCAAACGCGATCTGCCACAACGCCGCCAACGACACCGTGGCCAGCCAGCCGGACAGGTTGAAGCTGCCACGGGTGAGGAAGTCATCGGTTTGGATGTGGGTGAAGATATAGCCAAAACCGACGATGATACCGATCCCCAGCACCCAGGTGCCGATGCGATTGAGCACGTGAATGAAGCGGTAGCCGATGATGCCGATGATGCCCGAACCGAACGCACCGATGACGATGCCGACCGGTACTGGAACGCTGTCGACCACACCGTGCAGCGACTTGCCGGCGAGGACGATATTGGAAGCGAAGAAGCCGATGTACATGACGCCGGCGATCAGCACCACCAGCAACGCACCGAGGGAGCCGAACTGCGCGCGGCTCTGGATCATTTGCGGGATGCCCATTTGCGGGCCTTGTGCCGAGTGCAGCGCCATCAGCACGCCGCCGACCAGATGGCCGACGAGAATCGCGACGATGCCCCAGACCAGATTCAAGTGAAACAACTGCACGCCCAGCGCACCGGTGACGATGGGCAACGGCGCGATGTTGCCGCCGAACCAGAGCGTGAACAGATCCCTGACCTTTCCGTGGCGATCTTCGGGGGGCACGTATCCTATCGTGTGTTTTTCAATCAGCGGAGCGGAGGATGCTGCAGGGGTAGCCATGACGAACTCCAAGGCAAGGATGAGTACGTGGACGTACTTCGGCAAGCGCCGGCACGGGCGGCGCATTTCTTGTTGAAGTGATCATGTGCAAAGCGTCGCGAGAGATAAATTAGTAAGTTTGTTGCTTCAGACCTTAAAAAAAATATGCTTCGGCTGGCAGAGCTGTCCGGTATGTTCAAACCCTGATCTGTAGCGCCGTGCTCGTTGTAGGAGCTGCCGAAGGCTGCGATCTTTTGATCTTTTCTGGAGGTGCCCATGGCCGCCTACAACCTGCGCCAGCTCAAATACTTCGTCACCACCGCCGACTGCGGCAGCGTCGCCGAAGCTTCGCGCAAGCTCTACATCGCGCAACCCTCGGTTTCCACTGCGATCAAGCATCTGGAAGAAAGCTTCGGTGTGCAGCTGTTCATCCGCCACCACGCTCAAGGCGTGTCGCTGACACCCAGTGGCTCGCGCTTTTATCGCAAGGCGCTGGAGCTGCTGCGGGTGGCCCATGAGTTTGAGCAGAACGCCCTGGCCGACAATGATGTGGTCGCGGGGCAGATCGATATCGGCTGTTTCGAAACCGTCGCGCCGCTCTATCTACCGCGCCTGATCGCCGGGTTCAAGGCGCGCTGGCCGGGGGTGGAAATCCGTATTCGTGATGGCGAGCAACAAGAACTGGTGCAGGCCCTGACCGCCGGCAGCATCGACATGGCGATGCTGTTCGAACACGACCTGGACAGCACCATTGAAACCACGCCGCTGATGCCGCCGCAGCAGCCTTATGCGTTGCTGCCGGCGAGCCACCGCTTTGCGCAACAGGCGAAAGTCTCGCTGCATGATCTGGTGCTGGAACCGATGATCCTGCTCGACGTGGTGCCGAGCCGCACCTACTTCGTGAGCATCTTCGAAGAGCGTGGCCTGACGCCGAACATCGTCTTCAGCTCGCCGTCGATCGAGATGGTCCGCGGTATGGTCGGCAACGGTTTCGGCTTTTCGATTCTGGTGACCAAACCGTTCAGCGACTACACCTACGACGGCCAGCAAGTCGTGTGTGTGCCGCTGGTGGAAGACGTCACCGGTTCGGGATTGTCCGCAGCCTGGCTGCGTCGGGTACAACTGACCAAACCGGTGCAGTTGTTTGTCGATCATTGCCGCGAGGAGTTGGCCCGGCTGCACCCGTAAGTGCCGTCGAGCCGCTGTTCAGAGGCTGATAAAGCACAGCATCCGTTGCAGCATGGCATCGCACGCCTGCAGTTGACCGAGGCTGACAAACTCGTCGGGTTTGTGCCCCTGGTCCATGCTCCCGGGACCGCAGACCACCGTGGGAATGCCCACCGCATCAAACAGTCCACCTTCGGTACCAAACGCTACAGTGCCGAAATCCTTTGAGCCGCAGAAGGCTGAGATCAACTCCGCCGCCTGGCTTTGCGCATCGGTGGCCAACCCCGGATACGCCGACAAGGCACTGAAACGGATATCACTCTGCGCATTGACCGCTCGCATACGCGGCAACACTTCGCGTTCGGCGTAGGCTTTCAGTGCTTCGGCGACGAGGGCCGGGTCCTGCGAGGGCAGGGCGCGAATCTCGAAATCGAAACGGCAATCGGCAGGCACGATGTTCAAGGCCTTGCCGCCGCTGATCACGCCGGTTTGCACCGTGCTGTAGGGCGGATCGAAGCGCGCATCGTGATGCTCCGGCGCTTTCAACTGCTGGCCGAGCCGACCCAGTTCGCCGATCAGTTCGGCGGCGTACTCAATCGCGTTGACCCCGAGCGGCGCGTACGCCGAATGGCACGGATGGCCCTGCACATCGCAGCGCATCGCCAGTTTGCCCTTGTGGCCGAGCACCGGTTTCAGTTCGGTCGGCTCGCCGATGATGCACAGCAACGGTTTGATCGGGCGCTGCTGCAAGACCTTGAGCAACGAGCGCACGCCGAGGCAGCCGACTTCTTCGTCATAAGACAAGGCAATGTGCACCGGCAGGCGCAGCGGCGCTTTAACCAGCGACGGCACCAGGGCCAGCACGCAGGCGATGTAGCCCTTCATGTCCGCCGTACCACGGCCGAACAGTTTGCCGTCGTGTTCCGTCAGTTCAAATGGCGGCAGCGTCCACGGCTGGCCATCGACCGGCACCACATCGGTGTGCCCGGACAGCACGATGCCCGGTTGATCCACCGGGCCGATCGTGGCGAACAGGTTGGCTTTACTGCGCTCGTCGTTGTAAATCAGCGCACACGGGATGTCGAAACCTTCGAGGTAATCGCGAACGAATTCGATCAGCTGCAAGTTGGATTCTCGGCTGGTTGTGTCGAACGCCACCAGCGCCTTGAGCAACTCGACACTGTTCATCGATCATCCCCGGCGACGCCATAACCCGGTGCCCGGGCCGGATCGAGGGCGCGATCGATGTAGTCCTGAAGCTGCGGCTCATAGGCATTCCAGAGCTTTTGCAACTGGCCGATCGGGTCCTCATCGGCCCAGTCGACACGCAGGTTGACGATCGGCCAGGTCTGCTCGCCGACCACCACGACGGCGGCCGAATGCACCGGGCCGGCTTCACCGCCGAGCGCTTGTGCGGCGTGCAGGGCTTTGAGCAAGCGATCAGCGAGTTGACCTTCGCCGTCCTCAAAGGCGCTGACCATCGCTTCGATGACCGAACGCCCGGCGAGCATGTTGCCGGCGGCGACGCACTGTTCGCCGGTGACGGCGTTGTGCACGCCGAGGGTTTGCGCACCGCTGAAATGCGCAGTCTGGCCAAGGTGGTTGATCGCGGTGATCTGGCGGTACTGGCTGTAGCCGTTGCGGGTCAGGACTTTGTCCAGCGCGTCATCGGGGGCCAGGCCTTGCTCCATCAGCGCAAGGACTTCCGGGCCGAGGGACGGCAGGGTGATGTTCTGGCTCGACACGGCGCCAACACCCGGCAGCAGCCACGGGCAGCGAGCGCCGACGGCGATGCTGGAGGAACTGATGGCGACACCGAACTGGCCGGTTTCGGCGCAGCGGGCTGTGATTGAAAAGGTCATCTGATGAACTCCTTGTGTGTCTGGACTGGCCTCTTCGCGAGCAGGCTCGCTCCTACAGGGGAACGCATTTCAAATGTGGGAGCGAGCTTGCTCGCGAAGGCCGCGACTCGGTGTGATGCCTTACTCAGGAATCACCGCGATCACATCAATCTCCATCAGCCACTGCGGCTGCCCCAGCGCCGACACCACCAGCCCGGTGGAGATCGGGAACACGCCTTTGAGCCACTTGCCCACTTCCCCGTACACCGCTTCGCGATAACGCGGGTCGATCAAGTAAGTGGTGGTTTTGACGATGTGGCTCATGTCGCTGCCGGCTTCTTCCAGCAGTTGTTTGACGTTGCGCATCGCTTGTTCGGCCTGCGCACGCGGGTCACCCAGGCCTACCAGATTGCCGTCGAAATCGGTGCCGACCTGACCGCGCACATACACGGTGTTGCCGGCGCGAACGGCCTGGCACAGGTCGTTGTCCAGCGTCTGGTTCGGGTAGGTGTCTTTGGTGTTGAACATGCGGATGCGAGTGTGGGTTGGCTGGCTCATGTGAAACTCCTGAAGAGGGTGTGCCCCGGCGCAATTGGCGCCGGAGCGAAAAAAAGGCAATCAAGCGTCGACGGTATCGGCGGCTTTGTTGTGGCTGCTCGAATGCAGTGCGGCTTCACGCTGCTCGGCATCGCGGTAGTCCAGATACTTGCGCTGGGTGGCGATGTGATCGGCAACATGCTTGGCGTCGTGCCACACACCCCAGATAAACGACGAGCCACGGCGCGACTGCCATGGCAGGCCGAGGAAATACACCCCCGGTTCGCTCGACACACCACGCTGATGCACAGGCTTGCCCTTGTCGTCGAACGCCGCGACCTGCAACCACGAATAATCCACGGCGAACCCGGTGGCCCAGATGATCGAGGTGACGCCAGCCTTGGCCAGATCCAGATCGACCAACGGATTTTTCACGCACTCAGGGTCCGGATAAGTTTCGCGCGCCTCCGGTTCTTCCGGCAGATCGAGGCCGTTGCGCTCGATGTAGGCGTCTGCAGCATCCAGCAGCGCCAGATAGTTTTCGTCGCCACGCGTGAGGTTGCCGAGCAGATCCTGCTTGAAGGTCACCACGCCGTCATTGAACGACTCGGTGACGCCGACCAGGGTCATGCCGCGATGGGCCAGACCACGGAAATCGATGGTGCGACCGCCATGGGCGCCGCTGACTGCGATGGTCACGTGCTCGCGCCCCGGTTTCATCGCTGCCTGATCCCATTCGCCGAGCACGCCCAGCCACCAGCAGAAATCCCGGTTGCGGTAAGCGCGAGGCGGGCGGTCGTGGGCGCCGACGGACAGGTAAACCTGCTTGCCGGAGCGTTGCAGTTCATCGGCGATCTGCACGCCGGAAGAACCGGCAC
Encoded here:
- a CDS encoding isochorismatase family cysteine hydrolase translates to MSNTSYPLDRTAYLLVDPYNDFLSDGGKIFPLIKPMAEQNGLLDNLRKLDRTVRDLKIPVVIVPHHRWEKGDYETWDHPTPTQCKIMHMHHFARGEWGGEWHPDFAPKDGDIVVQEHWGSSGFANTDLDFRLKQQGVTHVIIVGLLANTCIEATARYASELGYHVTLVRDATAAFKAEMMHAAHELNGPTFAHVIASTDELITNLKSQGEAQ
- a CDS encoding helix-turn-helix domain-containing protein, which codes for MAVNDSRPDTLCPISRAETIVGDRWTVLVLRELFMANHRYDEIQAQTGGTPQMVAARLKCLEADGLVERRLYNERPKRYEYHLTAKGEAFYPVIIALRAWGETWCKAPEEGLAVNMTHKNCNHDAGLGPLCDHCGEPLRREDLISQPQAAYAAERQARREAFKGK
- a CDS encoding glutathione S-transferase produces the protein MLRILGKASSINVRKVLWTCAELQIPFEREDWGSGFRSTNDVEFLALNPCAMVPVIEDGDFTLWESNTIIRYLVSRYDGSHLYPTDAQARARVDQWIDWQASELNRSWSYAFLSLVRQSPEHQDNTALSAGCRDWARNMAILDRQLEKTGAYVSGEQFSLADIPIGLSVNRWFETPLAHPDFPAVRAYYERLSLRPGYVLHGRNGTP
- a CDS encoding cytosine permease, producing the protein MATPAASSAPLIEKHTIGYVPPEDRHGKVRDLFTLWFGGNIAPLPIVTGALGVQLFHLNLVWGIVAILVGHLVGGVLMALHSAQGPQMGIPQMIQSRAQFGSLGALLVVLIAGVMYIGFFASNIVLAGKSLHGVVDSVPVPVGIVIGAFGSGIIGIIGYRFIHVLNRIGTWVLGIGIIVGFGYIFTHIQTDDFLTRGSFNLSGWLATVSLAALWQIAFAPYVSDYSRYLPADVKVSSTFWTTYLGSALGSSLAFIFGAVAVLATPVGMDTMDAVKLATGSIGPLMLVLFLLSVISHNALNLYGAVLSLITLVQTFAYRWIPTAKSRAVISVIVLLACCFAAVGASKDFIGHFVDMVLVLLVVLVPWTAINLIDFYAIHKGQYDIQSIFQVDGGIYGRYNPQALLAYAIGIAVQIPFMNTPLYVGPVSAHINGADLSWLVGLLVTSPLYFWLANRDTSYRRRMMGGKLASSL
- a CDS encoding LysR family transcriptional regulator, giving the protein MAAYNLRQLKYFVTTADCGSVAEASRKLYIAQPSVSTAIKHLEESFGVQLFIRHHAQGVSLTPSGSRFYRKALELLRVAHEFEQNALADNDVVAGQIDIGCFETVAPLYLPRLIAGFKARWPGVEIRIRDGEQQELVQALTAGSIDMAMLFEHDLDSTIETTPLMPPQQPYALLPASHRFAQQAKVSLHDLVLEPMILLDVVPSRTYFVSIFEERGLTPNIVFSSPSIEMVRGMVGNGFGFSILVTKPFSDYTYDGQQVVCVPLVEDVTGSGLSAAWLRRVQLTKPVQLFVDHCREELARLHP
- the argE gene encoding acetylornithine deacetylase — encoded protein: MNSVELLKALVAFDTTSRESNLQLIEFVRDYLEGFDIPCALIYNDERSKANLFATIGPVDQPGIVLSGHTDVVPVDGQPWTLPPFELTEHDGKLFGRGTADMKGYIACVLALVPSLVKAPLRLPVHIALSYDEEVGCLGVRSLLKVLQQRPIKPLLCIIGEPTELKPVLGHKGKLAMRCDVQGHPCHSAYAPLGVNAIEYAAELIGELGRLGQQLKAPEHHDARFDPPYSTVQTGVISGGKALNIVPADCRFDFEIRALPSQDPALVAEALKAYAEREVLPRMRAVNAQSDIRFSALSAYPGLATDAQSQAAELISAFCGSKDFGTVAFGTEGGLFDAVGIPTVVCGPGSMDQGHKPDEFVSLGQLQACDAMLQRMLCFISL
- a CDS encoding DUF1028 domain-containing protein, with amino-acid sequence MTFSITARCAETGQFGVAISSSSIAVGARCPWLLPGVGAVSSQNITLPSLGPEVLALMEQGLAPDDALDKVLTRNGYSQYRQITAINHLGQTAHFSGAQTLGVHNAVTGEQCVAAGNMLAGRSVIEAMVSAFEDGEGQLADRLLKALHAAQALGGEAGPVHSAAVVVVGEQTWPIVNLRVDWADEDPIGQLQKLWNAYEPQLQDYIDRALDPARAPGYGVAGDDR
- a CDS encoding RidA family protein → MSQPTHTRIRMFNTKDTYPNQTLDNDLCQAVRAGNTVYVRGQVGTDFDGNLVGLGDPRAQAEQAMRNVKQLLEEAGSDMSHIVKTTTYLIDPRYREAVYGEVGKWLKGVFPISTGLVVSALGQPQWLMEIDVIAVIPE
- a CDS encoding NAD(P)/FAD-dependent oxidoreductase — translated: MTPEIIKTDTLIVGAGQAGVAMSEHLSKLGVPHLVLERNRIAERWRTGRWDSLVANGPAWHDRFPGLEFDDVDPDGFAPKERVADYFEAYAKKFNAPIRTGVDVKSVVRNVGRPGFTVETSEGVIEANRVVAATGPFQKPVIPAIAPQDERLLQIHSADYRNPQQLPAGAVLVVGAGSSGVQIADELQRSGKQVYLSVGAHDRPPRAYRNRDFCWWLGVLGEWDQAAMKPGREHVTIAVSGAHGGRTIDFRGLAHRGMTLVGVTESFNDGVVTFKQDLLGNLTRGDENYLALLDAADAYIERNGLDLPEEPEARETYPDPECVKNPLVDLDLAKAGVTSIIWATGFAVDYSWLQVAAFDDKGKPVHQRGVSSEPGVYFLGLPWQSRRGSSFIWGVWHDAKHVADHIATQRKYLDYRDAEQREAALHSSSHNKAADTVDA